The genome window TAGTTGAACTCGGTGACCGACCGGCCGTCCAGGGCGGAGATGAACCGGCTGTAGACCCCCCGGTCCTCGTCCATGGCGACGGCCAGAAGGGCTTCGGTGCCCTCCCCGATCTCGGCGCGTTCGGCGATGTGGCGCAGGCGGTCGAAATTGACGTTGGCCCCGGAGTTGACCGCGATCAGGGCACCTTGATCTGCTTCCGGATGGGCGGCGGCCCAGGTCTTCAGGCCCGCAAGCGCCAGGGCCCCCGACGGCTCGGCCACGGCGCGGCTGTCGTCGAAGATGTCCTTGATCGCGGCGCAGATGGCGTCGTTATCGACGGTGACGATCTCGTCCAGCAGGTCCCTGCACAGGCGGAAGGTCTCGGTGCCCGCCTGGCGCACCGCCACCCCGTCGCAGAACAGGCCGACCTGGTTCAGGGTGACGACCTCGCCCGCCGCGATGGCGGCCTGCATACAGGCGGCGTCGACCGGCTCCACGCCGATGACCTTGGTCTCGGGCCGCAGGAATTTGACGATGGCCGCGACCCCGGCGGCCAGGCCCCCGCCGCCGATGGGCACGAAGATGGCCTCGATCGGCCCGGAGTGCTGGCGCATGATCTCCAGCCCCACCGTGCCCTGGCCCGCGATCACATCGGGGTCGTCGAACGGGTGGATGAAGACCGCGCCGTCGGCCTCGGCCATGCGGCTGGCCTCGGCGAAGGCCTCGTCGAAGGCGTCGCCGTGCAGGATGACGTGGCCCCCCAGGGCGCGCACAGCCGCGACCTTGATGGGCGGGGTTGTGACCGGCATGACGATGGTAGCGGTCGCGCCCCGCTTCCGGGCGGCGAAGGCCACGCCCTGGGCATGATTGCCGGCCGAGGCACAGATGACGCCCCGCGCCAGCTCCGGGCCGGTCAGACCGGCGATCTTGTTGTAGGCTCCGCGGATCTTGAACGAGAAGATCGGCTGCAGGTCCTCGCGTTTCTGCAGCACGGCGCGGCCGAGACGGCGGGTCAGGCCGGGCAAGGGATCGAGCGGCGTCTGGATCGCCACGTCATAGACCCGGGCGGTCAGGATGCGACGGAGGGTTTCTTGCATGGGAGGGCGATCAGGTAGCGGTTCCGTGGAGGAACTATCTCGCTTACGCGATATTTGCGAACGGATTTCCCTCGAATGACCGCATTTCGCGCGGACGGCGGTCGGCGATAGCGCACACGATCGGTCGTTCACCTGCCCTTGCACCCGTCCGTCATCGGCCTATATTGCTCCCAGTTATGCTAACTTTGAGCATAAGGGTCGGGAGGCCGCATTGGTCGTCAGTCTGCAGCTGGATCGCAGGATCGCCGAGGAGACCGCACCGGTCTGGGCCAAGGTCAAGGACTTCGTCACGCCGATGGAGTGGCCGGATCAGGCGCGACTGATCTCCGAGATCAATGCGCTCAAGAAGGAACGCGACGCGGTCATTCTGGCGCACAACTACATGACGCCGGAGATCTTCCACGGGGTCGGCGACTATGTCGGGGACAGCCTGGGCCTGGCCAAGGAGGCGGCGAAGTCCAGCGCGAAGGTGATCGTGCAGGCGGGCGTGCACTTCATGGCCGAGACGTCGAAGATCCTGAGCCCCGACAAGACCGTGCTGATCCCCGACCTGAAGGCCGGCTGCTCGCTGGCCGAGGCGATCACGGGGGCGGACGTGCGGCTGATCAAGCAACGCTATCCCGGTATTCCCGTCGTCACCTATGTGAACACCACGGCCGACGTGAAGGCCGAGACCGACATCTGCTGCACATCCGCCAACGCCGTTCAGGTGGTGGAATGGGCGGCGAAGGAATGGGGTGTCGACAAGGTCATCCTGATCCCCGACGAGTTTCTGGCGCGCAATGTCGCCGCCCAGACGACGGTCGGCATCATCGCCTGGAAGGGGCGTTGCATCGTCCACGAGCGGTTCCGCGCCGCCGACATCGAGGAGATGCGTCAGGCCTGGCCGGGTGCCGAGATCCTGGCCCACCCGGAATGCCCGGAGGACGTGCTGGCCGCCGCCGACTTCGCCGGATCGACCGCGGCGATGACGGACTACATCACCGCGAGAAAGCCGCGCCAGGTGGTGCTGATCACCGAATGCTCGATGGCGGCCAACATCAAGGGCGACGTGCCCGAGGTCCAGTTCATCGGGCCGTGCAACCTGTGCCCCTATATGAAGCGGATCACCCTGACGAATATCCGCGACTGCCTGCGGGACATGCGGTTCGAGGTGACGGTGCCTGACGCGCTGATCGCCCCGGCCGCCCTGGCCGTGCAGCGGATGATCGACCTGCCGCCGCCGTCGGTGCCGGCGCGCTATGACATGATCAAGGCCCGGCACCCTGTGTCGGTGGAGCTGATCTGATGGCGGACGAAGAGCGTCCCCGCGGCCCGTGGGATCCGAAGCCTGAAGATCAGGCGCCACCGTCCTCGGCCCCGGGCAAGACCTACACCCTTGGGCCCGTCGGCGTGCGGTTCGAGAAGACCGTGGGCGCGCCGCCGGTCGACAAGGGGCAGAGCCTGCCCTGGGCGATCGCCTCGACCCTGCTGCTGGGCGGGTTCATCTGGTGGTCGACAGGCAGCTGGGTCGTCGCGATAGCGGCGATCTTCGGCCTGTTCGTGCACGAATACGGACACGTTCTGGCGATGAACCGGCTGGGGATGGGCCCGGCGAAAATCTACATCATCCCCTTCCTCGGCGGGCTGGCGCGGGGGCAGCGGAACCCGGACAGCGAGTGGCACGGGGTTCTGGTGGCGCTGGCGGGGCCGGCGTTCGGCCTGTTGGCCATCCTGCCGGTGGTCGGGATTTGGCTGGCGACTGGCGACGATGCCTGGATGCTGGGGGCCTTCCTTATCGCCATGATCAATCTGGTGAACCTGGCCCCCGCGCCGCCGCTGGATGGATCGAAGGCGCTTGGCCCCGTGCTGGCCCGGATCGACCCGATGGTCGAGAAGGCCGCGCTGATCGCCATCGGCGGGCTGGCGGTCTGGTGGGGTGTGTCCACCGGGCGGTGGTTTCTGGCGATCTTTCTGGCCATCGCGGTGTTCGGTTCGCTTCAGCGAGGGGCCTGGCGGCCGGGCGAGAGGACGCTGACCTGGCCCGAGGCGGCGAGGTCCCTGGGCCTGTTCCTGCTGACCGGTGCGGCCTGTCTGGGCGCGGCGATCGGCGTGCTGCTGCCGATCGCGGATGGCTCTCCGGGCAAGGCCCTGTCGATCGCCGCCCGCTTCATCGGTTTCGACCAATGAGCCGGATCGTGCATGACGGCCCGTTGATCATCGGCGGCGGGCTGGCCGGGCTGTCTGCCGCCCTGGCCGCAGCCCCGCGACCGGTTCTGGTCATCAGTCCGGCCCCCCTGCTGGAAGCCGCATCGAGCGCCTGGGCCCAGGGCGGCGTGGCGGCGGCCCTGTCCAGGGACGACGCACCTGCGCTGCACCTGAAGGACACCGAGGCGGCCGGGGCCGGTCTGGTCGACCACCACGCGGCCGAGGTCCTGACGGACGAGGGGCGTTCGACAGTCGAGTGGCTGGCGTCTCTGGGCGCGCCGTTCGACCGGGATGCGGATGGCGAATTCTCCGTCAGCCTGGAGGCGGCCCATTCGAAGGCACGGGTGGCGCGGGTCGGCGGCGACGGCGCCGGGCGGGCGATCCTGTCGGCCCTGGTCGCCTCGGTGCGGGCCGCCGAACACATCACCGTCCGGGAGGATGCGCGGCTGCGGTCGCTGATCCAGGACGAGACCGGCCGGGTGCGCGGCGCAGTGATCGAGCATCCGGGCGGAACCCTGGTCGAGGTGCTGGCCCCGGCCGTCGTGCTGGCGACCGGCGGCGCGGGCGGGCTGTTCGGGGCGACGACAACCCCGACCGCGCTGAAGGGCGAGGGCATGGCCCTGGCCTGGGCGGCGGGGGCGGAAATCCTCGATCCGGAGTTCGTGCAGTTCCACCCCACGGCGATCGATGTCGGCCTGGACCCCATGCCGCTGGCGACCGAGGCACTGCGCGGCGAGGGCGCGCGGCTGATCGATCGGGAGGGGCGTTTCCTTCTGGGAGAGGCACCGGATGCGGATCTGAAGGCGCGCGACATCGTGGCCCGCGCGGTCCATGCCGCGCGGGCGTCGGGGCGCGGGGCCTTGCTGGATGCGACCCGGGCGATCGGCGCGCATTTCCCGACCGAATTCCCGGCCGTCTTCGCCGCCTGTATGAAGGCCGGGCTGGACCCGCGCACGACACCGATCCCGGTGGCGGCGGCGGCCCACTATCACATGGGCGGGATCGGCGCGGACCCGGACGGACGTACCAGCCTGCCGGGCCTGTTCGCCGTCGGCGAATGCGCGGCAACGGGGGTTCATGGAGCCAACCGTCTGGCGTCGAACTCCCTGCTTGAGGCGGCCGCATTCGGGCGCCGGACGGGGCGGCTGGCGGCGACGATGACGGCCGGGACCGGGCCGGTCGTGGTCGGGTCAGTGATCGACGACCTGCCGGCGCCGGTCATGCTGGAACTCCGCGCGGGCATGAGCGCGAACTGCGGCGTGGTCCGCGACGGTGACGGTCTGCGGCGTCAGATCGCCGTGATCGACCGGCTGGAGGCGACCTGCGGGGCGGCACCGGCCCTGGTTGCGGCCC of Brevundimonas subvibrioides contains these proteins:
- the ilvA gene encoding threonine ammonia-lyase, biosynthetic, coding for MQETLRRILTARVYDVAIQTPLDPLPGLTRRLGRAVLQKREDLQPIFSFKIRGAYNKIAGLTGPELARGVICASAGNHAQGVAFAARKRGATATIVMPVTTPPIKVAAVRALGGHVILHGDAFDEAFAEASRMAEADGAVFIHPFDDPDVIAGQGTVGLEIMRQHSGPIEAIFVPIGGGGLAAGVAAIVKFLRPETKVIGVEPVDAACMQAAIAAGEVVTLNQVGLFCDGVAVRQAGTETFRLCRDLLDEIVTVDNDAICAAIKDIFDDSRAVAEPSGALALAGLKTWAAAHPEADQGALIAVNSGANVNFDRLRHIAERAEIGEGTEALLAVAMDEDRGVYSRFISALDGRSVTEFNYRWAGAGRAHIFVGVALKQGPHEKDDLISTLTADGFDIEDMSDNETAKLHVRHMVGGRATGVPHERILRFEFPERPGAFLRFLNSLKPAWALTLFHYRNHGDDVGRVLAGISVPPAEQPALTTALAELGYPYVDETDNPATKLFLEAV
- the nadA gene encoding quinolinate synthase NadA, with translation MVVSLQLDRRIAEETAPVWAKVKDFVTPMEWPDQARLISEINALKKERDAVILAHNYMTPEIFHGVGDYVGDSLGLAKEAAKSSAKVIVQAGVHFMAETSKILSPDKTVLIPDLKAGCSLAEAITGADVRLIKQRYPGIPVVTYVNTTADVKAETDICCTSANAVQVVEWAAKEWGVDKVILIPDEFLARNVAAQTTVGIIAWKGRCIVHERFRAADIEEMRQAWPGAEILAHPECPEDVLAAADFAGSTAAMTDYITARKPRQVVLITECSMAANIKGDVPEVQFIGPCNLCPYMKRITLTNIRDCLRDMRFEVTVPDALIAPAALAVQRMIDLPPPSVPARYDMIKARHPVSVELI
- a CDS encoding metalloprotease, with translation MADEERPRGPWDPKPEDQAPPSSAPGKTYTLGPVGVRFEKTVGAPPVDKGQSLPWAIASTLLLGGFIWWSTGSWVVAIAAIFGLFVHEYGHVLAMNRLGMGPAKIYIIPFLGGLARGQRNPDSEWHGVLVALAGPAFGLLAILPVVGIWLATGDDAWMLGAFLIAMINLVNLAPAPPLDGSKALGPVLARIDPMVEKAALIAIGGLAVWWGVSTGRWFLAIFLAIAVFGSLQRGAWRPGERTLTWPEAARSLGLFLLTGAACLGAAIGVLLPIADGSPGKALSIAARFIGFDQ
- a CDS encoding L-aspartate oxidase, with the protein product MSRIVHDGPLIIGGGLAGLSAALAAAPRPVLVISPAPLLEAASSAWAQGGVAAALSRDDAPALHLKDTEAAGAGLVDHHAAEVLTDEGRSTVEWLASLGAPFDRDADGEFSVSLEAAHSKARVARVGGDGAGRAILSALVASVRAAEHITVREDARLRSLIQDETGRVRGAVIEHPGGTLVEVLAPAVVLATGGAGGLFGATTTPTALKGEGMALAWAAGAEILDPEFVQFHPTAIDVGLDPMPLATEALRGEGARLIDREGRFLLGEAPDADLKARDIVARAVHAARASGRGALLDATRAIGAHFPTEFPAVFAACMKAGLDPRTTPIPVAAAAHYHMGGIGADPDGRTSLPGLFAVGECAATGVHGANRLASNSLLEAAAFGRRTGRLAATMTAGTGPVVVGSVIDDLPAPVMLELRAGMSANCGVVRDGDGLRRQIAVIDRLEATCGAAPALVAARLIVEAALARHESRGGHYRSDYPDTASVARHTRLRRSEIEAMAAE